One Fusarium falciforme chromosome 1, complete sequence genomic window carries:
- a CDS encoding Choline transport protein, producing MDAETPTKEHKGQQLDQLQRSPSMSIMDGQHRNIHEKPFTIWTAMGIGHSITNTAITLIVGLASGAALGGPPLFIYGFIMMAIIAVAVAISLGELASALPHSGGQYYWVAVLAPPSCRRFLSYVTGIVGWAGAVCTCASVCLAVPTTIFAMVSLTHPDFEYKPWMGFVGFQVLNLLAFSFNCFERVLPWVSRFLLAFTVCTVTVVFVSILAASPHKQTGEGLFVNLYNISGWPNGVAFLIGLNAPNWAFSCLDATVHLADEVPNPRRNIPQALLVTVALGTATGFPIILALFLSAPSVETIVNSATPSLQIFYDAFSQNTAAALGLQSIVLVSAAGAIIGIHTWQSRIAWAFSKDKGFPFHRFLSQIAPEPYGTPIYAHIWCCCWTAVLGCIYMGSQLAFNSLVSGGILLQYITYSTCIACLLWHGRSRITPGPFWFPKLGLVANIVVLVWTLIALVFYCFPSFIPVQADLMNYVSCVIVGVFLYALVYWVAFGRKEYQTPEPEQYD from the coding sequence ATGGATGCAGAAACTCCCACCAAAGAACACAAGGGCCAACAGCTCGACCAGCTTCAGCGGTCGCCCAGCATGTCCATCATGGACGGACAACATCGTAATATCCACGAGAAGCCCTTTACCATTTGGACAGCCATGGGCATCGGCcattccatcaccaacacggCCATCACCCTCATCGTGGGTCTCGCCAGTGGTGCTGCCCTCGGTGGTCCACCGCTCTTCATCTACGGCTTCATCATGATGGCAATCATTGCCGTCGCCGTTGCCATAAGCCTAGGGGAACTTGCCTCAGCTCTACCTCACTCGGGAGGTCAATATTACTGGGTTGCCGTCTTGGCTCCCCCGAGCTGTCGACGCTTCCTCTCCTATGTCACCGGCATCGTTGGGTGGGCTGGGGCTGTATGCACCTGTGCCTCAGTCTGTCTCGCGGTTCCGACCACCATCTTCGCCATGGTTTCTTTGACACACCCCGACTTTGAATACAAGCCATGGATGGGATTCGTGGGGTTCCAAGTCCTGAACCTCTTGGCTTTTTCATTCAACTGTTTCGAGCGCGTTCTCCCTTGGGTCAgtcgcttcctcctcgccttcaCCGTCTGCACCGTCACCGTCGTCTTTGTTAGCATCTTGGCCGCGAGCCCCCACAAGCAGACAGGCGAAGGTCTCTTTGTCAACTTGTACAACATCTCGGGATGGCCCAACGGTGTGGCTTTCCTGATCGGCCTTAATGCCCCCAACTGGGCCTTCTCCTGCCTCGATGCCACGGTACATCTCGCCGACGAGGTCCCCAACCCTCGACGAAACATCCCTCAAGCCCTGCTTGTCACAGTAGCTCTGGGCACCGCAACCGGCTTCCCCATCATTCTCGCACTGTTCCTCTCGGCCCCTTCTGTCGAAACCATTGTCAACTCTGCGACGCCTTCGTTACAAATCTTCTATGATGCATTCAGCCAAAACACGGCCGCGGCCTTGGGTCTGCAGAGTATCGTCTTGGTTTCCGCAGCCGGTGCCATCATTGGTATTCACACTTGGCAATCCCGCATCGCCTGGGCTTTCAGTAAGGACAAGGGATTTCCATTCCATCGATTCCTTTCCCAGATTGCCCCCGAACCATACGGTACCCCCATCTACGCCCATAtctggtgctgctgctggactgCCGTGCTTGGATGTATCTACATGGGTTCGCAGCTTGCCTTCAACTCCCTGGTGTCCGGCGGTATTCTTCTTCAGTACATCACCTACTCTACCTGCATCGCGTGCCTTTTGTGGCATGGCCGGTCAAGAATCACGCCAGGTCCTTTTTGGTTTCCCAAGCTCGGCTTGGTTGCCAACATTGTCGTTTTGGTTTGGACGTTGATCGCGCTCGTTTTCTACTGCTTCCCTTCCTTCATCCCGGTCCAAGCAGACCTGATGAACTATGTGTCTTGTGTCATTGTTGGTGTCTTTCTCTATGCTTTGGTGTATTGGGTCGCATTCGGTCGTAAAGAGTACCAGACTCCAGAGCCGGAGCAGTATGACTGA
- a CDS encoding Acetoacetate decarboxylase has product MSFIASPEQVRAFEEFSSKPSFSQEAIVIDFTTTPEYVRSVLPPGLEPGDTPTGHILMSTMESKLCGEFDCAIVSLDVKYRGKAGTFMLEIIISNDLPVTWGREVWGEAKKTGTCRLWRSGDWRYAYAERNGVRLLEVQAKFGEDLPPRVRDAINFEIKAYPHSQGKGLQWEPLISTLEVREHDVHHSVGEGRLTIRGTTADPLHSIPILAVSEFKYTTGRADYTVVSVDELGVGEAYLPHLIGRHYEDIRIHKVGAEWTELRDKEEEQESFPVRRFNTPGFKN; this is encoded by the coding sequence ATGTCTTTTATTGCCTCTCCGGAACAGGTCCGCGCCTTTGAGGAGTTCTCCTCCAaaccctccttctcccaggaggccatcgtcatcgacTTCACCACTACCCCCGAATATGTCCGCAGTGTTCTTCCCCCAGGCCTAGAACCAGGCGACACTCCCACGGGACACATCCTCATGTCTACCATGGAGAGCAAGCTGTGCGGCGAGTTCGACTGCGCTATCGTGAGCTTGGACGTCAAGTACCGCGGCAAGGCCGGCACATTCATGCTCgagatcatcatcagcaaTGATCTCCCTGTCACCTGGGGCCGTGAGGTCTGGGGTGAGGCCAAAAAGACTGGTACATGCCGTCTCTGGCGATCTGGAGACTGGCGCTATGCCTACGCTGAGCGCAACGGTGTCCGTCTCCTCGAAGTGCAGGCAAAGTTTGGCGAGGACCTCCCTCCCCGCGTCCGGGACGCGATCAACTTTGAGATAAAAGCGTATCCCCATTCCCAGGGCAAAGGTCTTCAATGGGAACCTCTCATCAGCACCCTTGAGGTTCGAGAGCACGACGTCCACCACTCTGTTGGCGAGGGCCGCCTGACCATCCGGGGCACCACTGCCGACCCTCTCCACAGCATCCCCATCCTGGCCGTCAGCGAGTTTAAGTATACCACTGGCCGAGCCGACTATACCGTGGTCTCGGTGGATGAGCTCGGCGTGGGCGAGGCATACTTGCCCCATCTGATCGGCCGGCACTACGAAGATATCCGAATCCACAAGGTCGGGGCTGAATGGACCGAGCTCAGGGataaggaggaggagcaggagtcTTTCCCCGTGCGGAGGTTCAACACTCCGGGATTCAAGAACTAA